In Raphanus sativus cultivar WK10039 chromosome 5, ASM80110v3, whole genome shotgun sequence, the following proteins share a genomic window:
- the LOC108859734 gene encoding probable isoaspartyl peptidase/L-asparaginase 2 codes for MGRWAIAVHGGAGIDPNLPVERQEQAKQLLTRCLNLGIAALRSNVSAIDVVELVIRELETDPLFNSGRGSALTEQGTVEMEASIMDGTKRRCGAVSGITTVKNPISLARLVMDKSPHSYLAFSGAEEFARKQGVEIVDNEYFVTEDNVGMLKLAKEANSILFDYRIPLGCAGAAVTDSPIVMNGLPISIYAPETVGCVVVDREGRCAAGTSTGGLMNKMMGRIGDSPLIGAGTYASELCGVSCTGEGEAIIRSTLARDVSAVMEYKGVGLQEAVDYVIKHRLDEGFAGLIAVSNKGEVVCGFNCNGMFRGCATEDGFMEVAMWE; via the exons ATGGGTAGATGGGCAATCGCAGTACACGGCGGCGCCGGAATCGACCCTAATCTTCCCGTAGAGAGACAAGAACAGGCGAAACAGCTTTTAACTCGTTGTCTTAACCTCGGCATAGCAGCTTTACGCTCTAACGTCTCTGCCATTGACGTCGTTGAGCTCGTC ATTAGAGAATTAGAGACGGATCCTTTGTTCAACTCGGGCCGTGGATCTGCTTTGACGGAACAAGGAACGGTGGAGATGGAAGCGAGCATTATGGACGGTACGAAGAGACGATGCGGCGCCGTTTCGGGGATAACCACCGTGAAGAATCCTATCTCTCTCGCTCGTCTCGTTATGGACAAATCTCCCCACTCTTATCTAGCCTTCTCAGGCGCGGAGGAGTTCGCTCGTAAAcag GGAGTTGAGATTGTAGACAACGAGTACTTTGTCACGGAAGACAACGTGGGGATGCTTAAGCTGGCCAAAGAAGCTAACTCAATCTTG tttgaTTACCGTATCCCGCTAGGATGCGCCGGTGCAGCCGTAACCGACAGTCCTATAGTGATGAACGGTCTACCGATAAGCATTTACGCGCCGGAGACGGTAGGATGCGTGGTGGTTGACAGAGAAGGACGGTGCGCCGCCGGGACATCAACGGGAGGTCTAATGAACAAGATGATGGGGAGGATAGGAGACTCGCCGTTGATAGGAGCCGGGACGTATGCGTCTGAGCTTTGTGGCGTGTCGTGTACCGGAGAAGGAGAAGCTATCATAAGGTCGACGCTGGCGCGTGACGTGTCGGCTGTTATGGAGTATAAAGGGGTCGGGCTTCAGGAAGCGGTTGATTATGTGATCAAGCATCGACTGGACGAAGGGTTCGCTGGACTTATTGCTGTGTCGAATAAAGGAGAGGTGGTTTGTGGTTTTAATTGTAATGGGATGTTCAGAGGATGTGCAACTGAAGATGGGTTCATGGAAGTTGCTATGTGGGAGTGA
- the LOC108856547 gene encoding LOW QUALITY PROTEIN: malonate--CoA ligase (The sequence of the model RefSeq protein was modified relative to this genomic sequence to represent the inferred CDS: inserted 4 bases in 4 codons; deleted 6 bases in 5 codons; substituted 1 base at 1 genomic stop codon): MKATLKSFNYLSVINNPHHRHLHNSTILSSLNSVFRFFRSNHLFSTQCGSLMEVCKAVFSQGSNACDRVAIKADGMSYSYAQLTSSALTISQLFHNENGGETRKYGSLQGARVGIVAKPSAEFVAGVLGTWFSGGVAVPLALSYPEAELLYVMSNSDISVLLSTEDHSETMKTIAAKSNARFLLIPPLLNSTSETVTNNQFQDDSFQEDGKLLDDPALIVYTSGTTGKPKGVVHTHKSINSQVRMLTEAWEYTSADHFLHCLPLHHVHXLFNALFAPLYARSSVEFLPKFSVSGIXRRWRESYPLNDEKTTTPXTVFTGVPTMYTRLIQGYEAMDLETXESSAFAAQKLRLMMSGSSALPRPVMHQWESITGHRLLERYGMTEFVMAISNPLLGARKAGTVGKPLPVWRAKIVQDENDADGVGEICVKSPSLFKEYWNLPEVTKESFTEDGYFKTGDAGRVDEEGYYVILGRTSADIMKVGGYKLSALEIESTLLEHPTVAECCVLGLPDKDYGEAVTAIIVVETGAKRKKEDESKPVMTLEELCGWXKDKLAPYKLPTRLLIWESLPRNAMGKVNKKELKKSLDHQE; encoded by the exons ATGAAAGCTACATTAAAGAGTTTCAACTACTTGTCTGTCATAAACAACCCTCATCATCGTCATCTCCACAACTCCACAATCTTGTCCTCCCTGAATTCTGTGTTTCGATTCTTCCGATCTAACCATCTCTTCA GTACACAGTGTGGTTCACTCATGGAAGTGTGTAAAGCGGTTTTTTCACAAGGGTCAAATGCGTGTGATCGGGTAGCTATTAAAGCCGATGGGATGAGTTACTCTTATGCCCAGCTTACTTCCTCTGCCTTGACAATATCTCAACTGTTCCACAACGAAAAT GGAGGTGAAACTAGGAAGTATGGTAGTCTTCAAGGAGCTAGAGTTGGGATTGTGGCGAAACCTTCAGCTGAGTTTGTTGCAGGAGTCCTTGGGACTTGGTTTAGTGGTGGCGTTGCCGTTCCACTTGCACTCAGCTATCCTGAGGCTGAACTCTTATATGTCATGAGTAACTCG GACATATCTGTGTTATTGAGCACGGAGGACCATAGTGAAACTATGAAAACTATAGCAGCAAAAAGCAACGCTCGCTTTCTTCTGATTCCCCCTCTTCTTAACTCTACTTCAGAAACTGTTACAAACAATCAGTTTCAAGATGACAGTTTTCAAGAAGACGGAAAACTTCTAG ATGATCCAGCATTGATAGTCTACACTAGTGGT ACAACTGGTAAACCAAAGGGAGTTGTCCATACTCACAAAAGCATAAATTcccag GTTAGAATGCTAACTGAAGCT TGGGAGTACACATCTGCTGATCACTTCCTCCATTGCCTCCCACTACATCATGTTC GCCTTTTTAACGCTTTATTTGCTCCTCTTTACGCTCGGTCTTcg GTTGAGTTTTTACCCAAATTTAGTGTTAGTGGAA TGCGCAGATGGCGTGAATCATATCCATTGAATGATGAGAAAACGACAACGCCATAAACTGTATTTACTGGA GTTCCAACCATGTATACTCGGTTGATA CAAGGTTATGAAGCAATGGATCTAGAAA AGGAGTCAAGCGCTTTTGCCGCGCAGAAGCTTCGCCTAATG ATGTCTGGCTCCTCTGCTCTTCCTAGACCGGTCATGCACCAGTGGGAAAGTATCACAGGTCATCGTCTTTTGGAACGATATGGCATGACTGAG TTTGTAATGGCAATATCAAACCCTCTACTGGGTGCAAGGAAAGCAGGAACTGTAGGCAAACCGCTTCCCGTGTGGAGG GCTAAGATTGTACAAGATGAAAATGATGCGGATGGAGTGGGTGAGATTTGTGTAAAGAGCCCATCTTTGTTCAAGGAGTACTGGAATCTTCCAGAAGTGACTAAAGAATCATTCACGGAAGATGGATACTTCAAGACGGGAGATGCTGGTAGAGTGGATGAGGAAGGATATTACGTGATTCTAGGAC GTACTAGCGCTGATATTATGAAGGTTGGAGGATACAAGTTGTCTGCCTTAGAAATCGAATCTACCCTACTTGAG CACCCTACGGTTGCAGAATGTTGTGTGTTGGGGTTACCAGACAAAGATTAT GGGGAAGCGGTTACAGCGATAATT GTAGTAGAGACTGGAGCAAAGAGGAAAAAAGAAGATGAGTCAAAACCTGTGATGACCTTAGAAGAACTCTGCGGTT CTAAAGACAAGCTTGCT